One Longimicrobiaceae bacterium genomic region harbors:
- a CDS encoding PTS sugar transporter subunit IIA — protein MELREFFTEDSVSLDLQGETKDEILKELIGLLGLDDKSQGILYKMLKRRENLGSTGIGKGIAIPHCRSLVVNRLRVAFARKPGGVDFKAIDEQPVHNFFLIVAPPLEVSNQYLPVLGKIAQFSKEPDVAQRLEGLSSPGEFLALLDEKGV, from the coding sequence ATGGAACTTCGGGAGTTCTTCACCGAGGATTCGGTTAGCCTTGATCTCCAGGGTGAGACCAAGGACGAGATATTGAAGGAGCTGATCGGCCTGCTGGGGCTCGACGACAAGTCGCAGGGCATCCTGTACAAGATGCTGAAGCGCCGCGAGAACCTGGGATCCACCGGGATCGGCAAGGGGATCGCCATCCCACACTGCCGCTCGCTGGTGGTGAACCGCCTCCGGGTGGCCTTCGCCCGCAAGCCGGGCGGGGTGGACTTCAAGGCCATCGACGAGCAGCCGGTCCACAACTTCTTCCTGATCGTCGCCCCGCCGCTGGAGGTGTCCAACCAGTACCTCCCCGTCCTGGGGAAGATCGCCCAGTTCTCCAAGGAGCCGGACGTGGCGCAGCGGCTGGAAGGGCTCTCCTCGCCCGGGGAGTTCCTGGCGCTGCTGGACGAGAAGGGCGTCTGA
- a CDS encoding C4-type zinc ribbon domain-containing protein, with amino-acid sequence MNPQLEILLEVQDLKTQRKELEGMTTERQVEEEVFNVSIEDALRQLDEKINEMEDSLSPPVRSRYRRISGRHPRVVVPVIGGTCYGCFVNIPTATASAADRNREISHCDNCGRFLYLID; translated from the coding sequence ATGAACCCGCAGCTTGAGATCCTGCTCGAGGTCCAGGACCTGAAGACCCAGCGCAAGGAGCTGGAGGGGATGACCACCGAGCGCCAGGTGGAGGAGGAGGTCTTCAACGTCAGCATCGAGGACGCGCTCCGGCAGCTCGACGAGAAGATCAACGAGATGGAGGATTCGCTCTCGCCTCCGGTGCGCAGCCGCTACCGGCGCATCTCCGGCCGGCACCCGCGCGTGGTGGTCCCGGTGATCGGCGGCACCTGCTACGGCTGCTTCGTCAACATCCCGACCGCGACCGCCTCCGCCGCCGACCGGAACCGGGAGATCAGCCACTGCGACAACTGCGGCCGGTTCCTCTACCTGATCGACTAG
- the recO gene encoding DNA repair protein RecO, translating into MPLVAARSLVLQSFPYGETSKILRLFTRELGVRSVIAKGALRPKNRFGGVLEPFTEGTAHFYLKEGRDLHTLSGFDLLRSRQGLGRDLAGFAGASLLAELVLRFATEEPHEALYRAVDEAMDEILAARGEGTERAALAGVWHVVSLLGFAPQTEMCVTCGRPLDPDEPVRFDAGGGGAACRDCRPSGRVLDPATRAELGEMLGGAAPEAFSGARTAHRELLRAYVGAQLAQERPLRSLELFLQQLP; encoded by the coding sequence GTGCCGCTGGTCGCCGCCCGGTCGCTGGTGCTCCAGTCGTTCCCGTACGGCGAGACGAGCAAGATCCTCCGTCTCTTCACCCGGGAGCTGGGCGTCCGCTCCGTGATCGCCAAGGGCGCGCTGCGCCCGAAGAACCGCTTCGGCGGGGTGCTGGAGCCGTTCACGGAGGGAACCGCGCACTTCTACCTCAAGGAAGGGCGCGACCTGCACACGCTGAGCGGCTTCGACCTGCTGCGCAGCCGGCAGGGTCTGGGGCGCGACCTGGCGGGCTTCGCCGGGGCCTCGCTGCTCGCGGAGCTGGTGCTCCGCTTCGCGACGGAGGAGCCGCACGAGGCGCTCTACCGGGCGGTGGACGAGGCGATGGACGAGATCCTGGCCGCGCGGGGGGAGGGGACGGAGCGGGCGGCGCTGGCCGGCGTGTGGCACGTGGTCTCGCTGCTGGGGTTCGCCCCGCAGACGGAGATGTGCGTGACCTGCGGCCGCCCGCTCGATCCGGACGAGCCCGTGCGCTTCGACGCCGGGGGAGGCGGCGCGGCCTGCCGCGACTGCCGTCCAAGCGGACGCGTCCTGGACCCCGCGACGCGCGCGGAGCTGGGAGAGATGCTCGGCGGAGCTGCGCCGGAGGCGTTCTCCGGGGCCCGTACCGCCCACCGCGAGCTGCTCCGGGCGTACGTCGGGGCGCAGCTCGCCCAGGAGCGCCCGCTGCGCTCGCTGGAGCTGTTCCTCCAGCAGCTCCCGTAG